Proteins from a single region of Hermetia illucens chromosome 3, iHerIll2.2.curated.20191125, whole genome shotgun sequence:
- the LOC119652092 gene encoding uncharacterized protein LOC119652092, whose protein sequence is MSTAKENCPPSPGKVRRCNAAFGEELFSQYNQNTCECINLKMQLKKLEEKIVKQNQAIMDVLASHSVLLNKIYKNETMPTEVSTVFPIKTVEELEKLNNGISEEDIPFYVATVKMKIKAGGLIKNFSKLISDDICLKYNYNGTHGKLPFCQYLKINGIFEEQLVMKIILH, encoded by the exons ATGAGTACAGCCAAGGAAAATTGTCCACCATCTCCAGGTAAAGTCAGAAGATGCAATGCAGCTTTTGGAGAAGAACTTTTTTCGCAAT ATAACCAAAATACCTGCGAATGCATTAATTTAAAAATGCAGTTAAAAAAATTAGAAG AAAAAATCGTAAAACAAAATCAGGCAATTATGGACGTCTTGGCATCACATTCAGTAttgctaaataaaatctataaaaatgaaacgatGCCCACCGAAGTGTCAACTGTTTTCCCGATAAAAACGGTGGAAGAATTAGAGAAACTGAATAACGGTATATCTGAGGAGgatattcctttttat GTTGCAACTGTTAAAATGAAGATAAAAGCTGGcggtttaattaaaaatttcagcAAACTGATTTCCGACGACATTTGTCTGAAGTACAATTATAATGGAACACACGGCAAATTGCCATTTTGCCAGTATTTAAAAATTAACGGCATTTTTGAAG AGCAGTTGGTGATGAAAATTATACTTCACTGA